A window from Temnothorax longispinosus isolate EJ_2023e chromosome 1, Tlon_JGU_v1, whole genome shotgun sequence encodes these proteins:
- the LOC139812581 gene encoding probable G-protein coupled receptor CG31760 isoform X3, which produces MERAVYRFALSVSRRRRDGVSPRRCFFDGKSRGLKDHRWKHARTIAGKGVRAAHYERGSRARRHLNVTAGGRGMGESWLSVLLAATLTTMTMMAVTTKADSSSTPSLSTTARDDIVDSKRAAIEEALDVIEAASTGSLGEVCVSTAGFKSLPAGVVLDPRRYDTARQKADMTAMVLRNLGAAEAMRRDALLDALTKSLLVSVDDAVEARVIALNASTGTVITAVWLKRSPGSVGEPSEVESHAVQPGSQPDPSLPWFENAGGSAELRGWWTIPYFSCKTRRWLISYSVNVKPPDVRPGVREFISMDIDISGLEVNQCEAPAQNRDKANDGLEASSSNQIAFFRGTHKCHADTTQCVYQGPGSRVNENGVGAGWAKGAYVCKCRQGFYSVSHHRLGDFHGILVEAAWKEMRENKSDSYERVFLCLRCAPGCARCKGPEPCLATYNWPFRISLLAVSIFCALGTIILVAYMYQHRKLKVFKVASPIFLSITLLGCALMYLEMAAIFPVLDMYSCIATKWTRHMGFCVSYTALLMKTWRVSLTYRVKSAHKVKLTDKQLLQWMVPILLVMLIYLGTWTVSSPPYAEVITDNHDLKFYQCSYNWWDHSLAIGEILFLAWGIKVCYNVRNAESLFNEARLISYAIYNIAAVNITMIAIHLFIFPRAGPDIKYLLGFLRTQLSTSVTVFLVFGPKVIRVLRGQGDQWDSRARARGVTASFSLNGIGLVPEETTDLFQENEELKEEIQKLAARIEFMKIVHMEMHNRHIKPKMGGYFSTHGHGHGHPSASQSPIAKSSTASFILKQTAVERGATAAAAAAVEDSTFPSGSLHRARRSEMLRERKAEREREREKERNKDKEQKERPRSSAEKV; this is translated from the exons ATGGAGCGTGCCGTCTACCGTTTTGCGTTATCTGTTTCTCGACGTAGGCGCGACGGTGTTTCCCCGCGACGGTGTTTCTTCGACGGGAAGTCGAGAGGGCTGAAGGATCACAGGTGGAAACATGCCCGGACGATCGCCGGCAAGGGCGTACGAGCGGCCCACTACGAGCGAGGGTCGCGGGCTCGCCGCCACTTGAATGTCACCGCCGGAG GGCGCGGGATGGGCGAGTCCTGGCTCTCGGTCCTACTCGCTGCCACGCTGACAACGATGACGATGATGGCGGTGACGACGAAGGCCGACTCATCCTCGACGCCGTCTCTGTCGACGACCGCTCGTGACGACATCGTCGACTCCAAACGG GCGGCCATCGAGGAAGCCCTGGACGTGATAGAGGCGGCATCGACGGGTTCCTTGGGCGAAGTTTGCGTCAGCACGGCGGGTTTTAAATCTCTTCCGGCTGGCGTCGTCCTGGACCCGAGGCGTTACGACACGGCGCGTCAGAAGGCCGACATGACCGCTATGGTGCTACGGAATCTCGGGGCTGCTGAGGCGATGCGACGTGACG CTCTTTTAGACGCCCTGACCAAGTCCCTGCTCGTGTCGGTGGACGACGCGGTGGAGGCGAGGGTGATCGCGCTCAACGCGTCCACCGGCACGGTGATCACCGCGGTGTGGCTGAAACGCAGCCCCGGGAGCGTCGGCGAGCCCTCCGAGGTCGAGAGCCACGCGGTCCAGCCCGGATCGCAGCCGGATCCCAGCCTGCCGTGGTTCGAGAACGCAGGCGGCAGCGCCGAATTAAG GGGTTGGTGGACCATCCCGTACTTCTCCTGCAAAACTCGCCGCTGGCTCATTTCGTATAGCGTCAACGTGAAGCCGCCGGATGTCCGACCCGG GGTGCGGGAGTTTATCAGTATGGATATCGATATAAGCGGGCTGGAGGTGAACCAGTGCGAGGCCCCGGCGCAAAACCGTGACAAAGCAAACGACGGACTCGAGGCATCCTCGAGCAATCAGATAGCCTTTTTTAGGGGCACCCACAAGTGTCACGCCGATACCACGCAA TGCGTGTATCAGGGGCCCGGCAGCCGAGTGAATGAAAACGGGGTGGGCGCTGGTTGGGCGAAAGGCGCGTACGTGTGTAAGTGTCGGCAAGGCTTTTACAGCGTCAGCCATCATCGGTTGGGTGATTTCCACGGAATTCTCGTGGAAG CCGCGTGGAAGGAAATGAGGGAGAACAAAAGTGACTCCTACGAGAGGGTATTTCTATGTCTGCGCTGCGCCCCGGGCTGCGCCAGGTGCAAAGGCCCCGAGCCTTGCTTGGCGACGTACAACTGGCCGTTTAG AATCTCGCTGCTAGCTGTTTCAATTTTCTGCGCGTTGGGCACCATCATCCTGGTGGCGTACATGTATCAGCATCGTAAACTAAAGGTATTCAAGGTCGCTTCCCCGATATTTCTGTCTATCACGCTTCTGGGCTGCGCCTTGATGTATCTCGAG ATGGCCGCTATATTCCCGGTCCTCGATATGTATTCATGCATCGCCACAAAGTGGACGAGGCACATGGGATTCTGCGTCTCGTATACGGCGTTGCTGATGAAAACCTGGCG GGTTTCGCTTACATACCGGGTGAAAAGCGCCCACAAAGTTAAGCTGACGGACAAACAGCTGCTACAATGGATGGTGCCCATCCTGCTGGTGATGCTGATCTATCTCGGCACGTGGACCGTCAGCTCGCCGCCTTACGCTGAGGTAATCACGGATAATCACGACTTGAAGTTCTACCAGTGTTCTTACAACTGGTGGGATCACAGCTTGGCTATCG GTGaaattctctttctcgccTGGGGCATAAAGGTATGTTACAACGTGCGAAACGCGGAGAGTCTGTTTAACGAGGCCCGTTTGATAAGTTACGCCATTTACAATATAGCCGCGGTGAATATAACCATGATAGCCATTCA CCTCTTCATATTTCCTCGTGCCGGGCCGGATATCAAATACCTGTTAGGCTTCCTGCGGACTCAGCTCTCGACGTCCGTTACGGTCTTCCTCGTATTCGGCCCTAAA GTAATCAGAGTATTGCGAGGCCAGGGGGATCAGTGGGACAGTCGAGCGAGAGCACGCGGCGTCACCGCGAGCTTCTCTCTGAACGGAATTGGTTTGGTGCCGGAGGAGACGACGGATTTATTTCAGGAAAACGAAGAGCTTAAG GAGGAGATTCAGAAGTTGGCCGCGCGAATCGAATTCATGAAGATAGTGCACATGGAGATGCACAACCGACACATCAAGCCGAAGATGGGCGGTTACTTCAGCACGCACGGTCACGGTCACGGGCATCCATCCGCCAGCCAGAGTCCCATCGCCAAGAGCTCGACGGCCAGCTTTATTCTCAAA CAGACGGCCGTGGAGCGAGGTGCAACGGcagccgcggccgcggccgtcgAGGACTCGACCTTTCCGTCCGGAAGTCTCCACAGAGCGCGAAGGTCGGAGATGCTGAGGGAGAGGAAGgcggagagggagagggagcgCGAAAAGGAGCGGAACAAGGATAAAGAACAGAAGGAGAGGCCGCGATCGAGTGCCGAGAAGGTTTGA
- the LOC139812581 gene encoding probable G-protein coupled receptor CG31760 isoform X1 — MERAVYRFALSVSRRRRDGVSPRRCFFDGKSRGLKDHRWKHARTIAGKGVRAAHYERGSRARRHLNVTAGGRGMGESWLSVLLAATLTTMTMMAVTTKADSSSTPSLSTTARDDIVDSKRAAIEEALDVIEAASTGSLGEVCVSTAGFKSLPAGVVLDPRRYDTARQKADMTAMVLRNLGAAEAMRRDALLDALTKSLLVSVDDAVEARVIALNASTGTVITAVWLKRSPGSVGEPSEVESHAVQPGSQPDPSLPWFENAGGSAELRSPKFMQSPPIESYRGWWTIPYFSCKTRRWLISYSVNVKPPDVRPGVREFISMDIDISGLEVNQCEAPAQNRDKANDGLEASSSNQIAFFRGTHKCHADTTQCVYQGPGSRVNENGVGAGWAKGAYVCKCRQGFYSVSHHRLGDFHGILVEAAWKEMRENKSDSYERVFLCLRCAPGCARCKGPEPCLATYNWPFRISLLAVSIFCALGTIILVAYMYQHRKLKVFKVASPIFLSITLLGCALMYLEMAAIFPVLDMYSCIATKWTRHMGFCVSYTALLMKTWRVSLTYRVKSAHKVKLTDKQLLQWMVPILLVMLIYLGTWTVSSPPYAEVITDNHDLKFYQCSYNWWDHSLAIGEILFLAWGIKVCYNVRNAESLFNEARLISYAIYNIAAVNITMIAIHLFIFPRAGPDIKYLLGFLRTQLSTSVTVFLVFGPKVIRVLRGQGDQWDSRARARGVTASFSLNGIGLVPEETTDLFQENEELKEEIQKLAARIEFMKIVHMEMHNRHIKPKMGGYFSTHGHGHGHPSASQSPIAKSSTASFILKQTAVERGATAAAAAAVEDSTFPSGSLHRARRSEMLRERKAEREREREKERNKDKEQKERPRSSAEKV, encoded by the exons ATGGAGCGTGCCGTCTACCGTTTTGCGTTATCTGTTTCTCGACGTAGGCGCGACGGTGTTTCCCCGCGACGGTGTTTCTTCGACGGGAAGTCGAGAGGGCTGAAGGATCACAGGTGGAAACATGCCCGGACGATCGCCGGCAAGGGCGTACGAGCGGCCCACTACGAGCGAGGGTCGCGGGCTCGCCGCCACTTGAATGTCACCGCCGGAG GGCGCGGGATGGGCGAGTCCTGGCTCTCGGTCCTACTCGCTGCCACGCTGACAACGATGACGATGATGGCGGTGACGACGAAGGCCGACTCATCCTCGACGCCGTCTCTGTCGACGACCGCTCGTGACGACATCGTCGACTCCAAACGG GCGGCCATCGAGGAAGCCCTGGACGTGATAGAGGCGGCATCGACGGGTTCCTTGGGCGAAGTTTGCGTCAGCACGGCGGGTTTTAAATCTCTTCCGGCTGGCGTCGTCCTGGACCCGAGGCGTTACGACACGGCGCGTCAGAAGGCCGACATGACCGCTATGGTGCTACGGAATCTCGGGGCTGCTGAGGCGATGCGACGTGACG CTCTTTTAGACGCCCTGACCAAGTCCCTGCTCGTGTCGGTGGACGACGCGGTGGAGGCGAGGGTGATCGCGCTCAACGCGTCCACCGGCACGGTGATCACCGCGGTGTGGCTGAAACGCAGCCCCGGGAGCGTCGGCGAGCCCTCCGAGGTCGAGAGCCACGCGGTCCAGCCCGGATCGCAGCCGGATCCCAGCCTGCCGTGGTTCGAGAACGCAGGCGGCAGCGCCGAATTAAG GTCACCGAAATTCATGCAGTCACCGCCGATTGAATCCTACAGGGGTTGGTGGACCATCCCGTACTTCTCCTGCAAAACTCGCCGCTGGCTCATTTCGTATAGCGTCAACGTGAAGCCGCCGGATGTCCGACCCGG GGTGCGGGAGTTTATCAGTATGGATATCGATATAAGCGGGCTGGAGGTGAACCAGTGCGAGGCCCCGGCGCAAAACCGTGACAAAGCAAACGACGGACTCGAGGCATCCTCGAGCAATCAGATAGCCTTTTTTAGGGGCACCCACAAGTGTCACGCCGATACCACGCAA TGCGTGTATCAGGGGCCCGGCAGCCGAGTGAATGAAAACGGGGTGGGCGCTGGTTGGGCGAAAGGCGCGTACGTGTGTAAGTGTCGGCAAGGCTTTTACAGCGTCAGCCATCATCGGTTGGGTGATTTCCACGGAATTCTCGTGGAAG CCGCGTGGAAGGAAATGAGGGAGAACAAAAGTGACTCCTACGAGAGGGTATTTCTATGTCTGCGCTGCGCCCCGGGCTGCGCCAGGTGCAAAGGCCCCGAGCCTTGCTTGGCGACGTACAACTGGCCGTTTAG AATCTCGCTGCTAGCTGTTTCAATTTTCTGCGCGTTGGGCACCATCATCCTGGTGGCGTACATGTATCAGCATCGTAAACTAAAGGTATTCAAGGTCGCTTCCCCGATATTTCTGTCTATCACGCTTCTGGGCTGCGCCTTGATGTATCTCGAG ATGGCCGCTATATTCCCGGTCCTCGATATGTATTCATGCATCGCCACAAAGTGGACGAGGCACATGGGATTCTGCGTCTCGTATACGGCGTTGCTGATGAAAACCTGGCG GGTTTCGCTTACATACCGGGTGAAAAGCGCCCACAAAGTTAAGCTGACGGACAAACAGCTGCTACAATGGATGGTGCCCATCCTGCTGGTGATGCTGATCTATCTCGGCACGTGGACCGTCAGCTCGCCGCCTTACGCTGAGGTAATCACGGATAATCACGACTTGAAGTTCTACCAGTGTTCTTACAACTGGTGGGATCACAGCTTGGCTATCG GTGaaattctctttctcgccTGGGGCATAAAGGTATGTTACAACGTGCGAAACGCGGAGAGTCTGTTTAACGAGGCCCGTTTGATAAGTTACGCCATTTACAATATAGCCGCGGTGAATATAACCATGATAGCCATTCA CCTCTTCATATTTCCTCGTGCCGGGCCGGATATCAAATACCTGTTAGGCTTCCTGCGGACTCAGCTCTCGACGTCCGTTACGGTCTTCCTCGTATTCGGCCCTAAA GTAATCAGAGTATTGCGAGGCCAGGGGGATCAGTGGGACAGTCGAGCGAGAGCACGCGGCGTCACCGCGAGCTTCTCTCTGAACGGAATTGGTTTGGTGCCGGAGGAGACGACGGATTTATTTCAGGAAAACGAAGAGCTTAAG GAGGAGATTCAGAAGTTGGCCGCGCGAATCGAATTCATGAAGATAGTGCACATGGAGATGCACAACCGACACATCAAGCCGAAGATGGGCGGTTACTTCAGCACGCACGGTCACGGTCACGGGCATCCATCCGCCAGCCAGAGTCCCATCGCCAAGAGCTCGACGGCCAGCTTTATTCTCAAA CAGACGGCCGTGGAGCGAGGTGCAACGGcagccgcggccgcggccgtcgAGGACTCGACCTTTCCGTCCGGAAGTCTCCACAGAGCGCGAAGGTCGGAGATGCTGAGGGAGAGGAAGgcggagagggagagggagcgCGAAAAGGAGCGGAACAAGGATAAAGAACAGAAGGAGAGGCCGCGATCGAGTGCCGAGAAGGTTTGA
- the LOC139812581 gene encoding probable G-protein coupled receptor CG31760 isoform X4: MERAVYRFALSVSRRRRDGVSPRRCFFDGKSRGLKDHRWKHARTIAGKGVRAAHYERGSRARRHLNVTAGGRGMGESWLSVLLAATLTTMTMMAVTTKADSSSTPSLSTTARDDIVDSKRAAIEEALDVIEAASTGSLGEVCVSTAGFKSLPAGVVLDPRRYDTARQKADMTAMVLRNLGAAEAMRRDALLDALTKSLLVSVDDAVEARVIALNASTGTVITAVWLKRSPGSVGEPSEVESHAVQPGSQPDPSLPWFENAGGSAELRSPKFMQSPPIESYRGWWTIPYFSCKTRRWLISYSVNVKPPDVRPGVREFISMDIDISGLEVNQCEAPAQNRDKANDGLEASSSNQIAFFRGTHKCHADTTQCVYQGPGSRVNENGVGAGWAKGAYVCKCRQGFYSVSHHRLGDFHGILVEAAWKEMRENKSDSYERVFLCLRCAPGCARCKGPEPCLATYNWPFRISLLAVSIFCALGTIILVAYMYQHRKLKVFKVASPIFLSITLLGCALMYLEMAAIFPVLDMYSCIATKWTRHMGFCVSYTALLMKTWRVSLTYRVKSAHKVKLTDKQLLQWMVPILLVMLIYLGTWTVSSPPYAEVITDNHDLKFYQCSYNWWDHSLAIGEILFLAWGIKVCYNVRNAESLFNEARLISYAIYNIAAVNITMIAIHLFIFPRAGPDIKYLLGFLRTQLSTSVTVFLVFGPKVIRVLRGQGDQWDSRARARGVTASFSLNGIGLVPEETTDLFQENEELKEEIQKLAARIEFMKIVHMEMHNRHIKPKMGGYFSTHGHGHGHPSASQSPIAKSSTASFILK; this comes from the exons ATGGAGCGTGCCGTCTACCGTTTTGCGTTATCTGTTTCTCGACGTAGGCGCGACGGTGTTTCCCCGCGACGGTGTTTCTTCGACGGGAAGTCGAGAGGGCTGAAGGATCACAGGTGGAAACATGCCCGGACGATCGCCGGCAAGGGCGTACGAGCGGCCCACTACGAGCGAGGGTCGCGGGCTCGCCGCCACTTGAATGTCACCGCCGGAG GGCGCGGGATGGGCGAGTCCTGGCTCTCGGTCCTACTCGCTGCCACGCTGACAACGATGACGATGATGGCGGTGACGACGAAGGCCGACTCATCCTCGACGCCGTCTCTGTCGACGACCGCTCGTGACGACATCGTCGACTCCAAACGG GCGGCCATCGAGGAAGCCCTGGACGTGATAGAGGCGGCATCGACGGGTTCCTTGGGCGAAGTTTGCGTCAGCACGGCGGGTTTTAAATCTCTTCCGGCTGGCGTCGTCCTGGACCCGAGGCGTTACGACACGGCGCGTCAGAAGGCCGACATGACCGCTATGGTGCTACGGAATCTCGGGGCTGCTGAGGCGATGCGACGTGACG CTCTTTTAGACGCCCTGACCAAGTCCCTGCTCGTGTCGGTGGACGACGCGGTGGAGGCGAGGGTGATCGCGCTCAACGCGTCCACCGGCACGGTGATCACCGCGGTGTGGCTGAAACGCAGCCCCGGGAGCGTCGGCGAGCCCTCCGAGGTCGAGAGCCACGCGGTCCAGCCCGGATCGCAGCCGGATCCCAGCCTGCCGTGGTTCGAGAACGCAGGCGGCAGCGCCGAATTAAG GTCACCGAAATTCATGCAGTCACCGCCGATTGAATCCTACAGGGGTTGGTGGACCATCCCGTACTTCTCCTGCAAAACTCGCCGCTGGCTCATTTCGTATAGCGTCAACGTGAAGCCGCCGGATGTCCGACCCGG GGTGCGGGAGTTTATCAGTATGGATATCGATATAAGCGGGCTGGAGGTGAACCAGTGCGAGGCCCCGGCGCAAAACCGTGACAAAGCAAACGACGGACTCGAGGCATCCTCGAGCAATCAGATAGCCTTTTTTAGGGGCACCCACAAGTGTCACGCCGATACCACGCAA TGCGTGTATCAGGGGCCCGGCAGCCGAGTGAATGAAAACGGGGTGGGCGCTGGTTGGGCGAAAGGCGCGTACGTGTGTAAGTGTCGGCAAGGCTTTTACAGCGTCAGCCATCATCGGTTGGGTGATTTCCACGGAATTCTCGTGGAAG CCGCGTGGAAGGAAATGAGGGAGAACAAAAGTGACTCCTACGAGAGGGTATTTCTATGTCTGCGCTGCGCCCCGGGCTGCGCCAGGTGCAAAGGCCCCGAGCCTTGCTTGGCGACGTACAACTGGCCGTTTAG AATCTCGCTGCTAGCTGTTTCAATTTTCTGCGCGTTGGGCACCATCATCCTGGTGGCGTACATGTATCAGCATCGTAAACTAAAGGTATTCAAGGTCGCTTCCCCGATATTTCTGTCTATCACGCTTCTGGGCTGCGCCTTGATGTATCTCGAG ATGGCCGCTATATTCCCGGTCCTCGATATGTATTCATGCATCGCCACAAAGTGGACGAGGCACATGGGATTCTGCGTCTCGTATACGGCGTTGCTGATGAAAACCTGGCG GGTTTCGCTTACATACCGGGTGAAAAGCGCCCACAAAGTTAAGCTGACGGACAAACAGCTGCTACAATGGATGGTGCCCATCCTGCTGGTGATGCTGATCTATCTCGGCACGTGGACCGTCAGCTCGCCGCCTTACGCTGAGGTAATCACGGATAATCACGACTTGAAGTTCTACCAGTGTTCTTACAACTGGTGGGATCACAGCTTGGCTATCG GTGaaattctctttctcgccTGGGGCATAAAGGTATGTTACAACGTGCGAAACGCGGAGAGTCTGTTTAACGAGGCCCGTTTGATAAGTTACGCCATTTACAATATAGCCGCGGTGAATATAACCATGATAGCCATTCA CCTCTTCATATTTCCTCGTGCCGGGCCGGATATCAAATACCTGTTAGGCTTCCTGCGGACTCAGCTCTCGACGTCCGTTACGGTCTTCCTCGTATTCGGCCCTAAA GTAATCAGAGTATTGCGAGGCCAGGGGGATCAGTGGGACAGTCGAGCGAGAGCACGCGGCGTCACCGCGAGCTTCTCTCTGAACGGAATTGGTTTGGTGCCGGAGGAGACGACGGATTTATTTCAGGAAAACGAAGAGCTTAAG GAGGAGATTCAGAAGTTGGCCGCGCGAATCGAATTCATGAAGATAGTGCACATGGAGATGCACAACCGACACATCAAGCCGAAGATGGGCGGTTACTTCAGCACGCACGGTCACGGTCACGGGCATCCATCCGCCAGCCAGAGTCCCATCGCCAAGAGCTCGACGGCCAGCTTTATTCTCAAA TAA
- the LOC139812581 gene encoding probable G-protein coupled receptor CG31760 isoform X2 has protein sequence MERAVYRFALSVSRRRRDGVSPRRCFFDGKSRGLKDHRWKHARTIAGKGVRAAHYERGSRARRHLNVTAGGRGMGESWLSVLLAATLTTMTMMAVTTKADSSSTPSLSTTARDDIVDSKRAAIEEALDVIEAASTGSLGEVCVSTAGFKSLPAGVVLDPRRYDTARQKADMTAMVLRNLGAAEAMRRDALLDALTKSLLVSVDDAVEARVIALNASTGTVITAVWLKRSPGSVGEPSEVESHAVQPGSQPDPSLPWFENAGGSAELRSPKFMQSPPIESYRGWWTIPYFSCKTRRWLISYSVNVKPPDVRPGVREFISMDIDISGLEVNQCEAPAQNRDKANDGLEASSSNQIAFFRGTHKCHADTTQCVYQGPGSRVNENGVGAGWAKGAYVCKCRQGFYSVSHHRLGDFHGILVEAAWKEMRENKSDSYERVFLCLRCAPGCARCKGPEPCLATYNWPFRISLLAVSIFCALGTIILVAYMYQHRKLKVFKVASPIFLSITLLGCALMYLEMAAIFPVLDMYSCIATKWTRHMGFCVSYTALLMKTWRVSLTYRVKSAHKVKLTDKQLLQWMVPILLVMLIYLGTWTVSSPPYAEVITDNHDLKFYQCSYNWWDHSLAIGEILFLAWGIKVCYNVRNAESLFNEARLISYAIYNIAAVNITMIAIHLFIFPRAGPDIKYLLGFLRTQLSTSVTVFLVFGPKVIRVLRGQGDQWDSRARARGVTASFSLNGIGLVPEETTDLFQENEELKEEIQKLAARIEFMKIVHMEMHNRHIKPKMGGYFSTHGHGHGHPSASQSPIAKSSTASFILKTAVERGATAAAAAAVEDSTFPSGSLHRARRSEMLRERKAEREREREKERNKDKEQKERPRSSAEKV, from the exons ATGGAGCGTGCCGTCTACCGTTTTGCGTTATCTGTTTCTCGACGTAGGCGCGACGGTGTTTCCCCGCGACGGTGTTTCTTCGACGGGAAGTCGAGAGGGCTGAAGGATCACAGGTGGAAACATGCCCGGACGATCGCCGGCAAGGGCGTACGAGCGGCCCACTACGAGCGAGGGTCGCGGGCTCGCCGCCACTTGAATGTCACCGCCGGAG GGCGCGGGATGGGCGAGTCCTGGCTCTCGGTCCTACTCGCTGCCACGCTGACAACGATGACGATGATGGCGGTGACGACGAAGGCCGACTCATCCTCGACGCCGTCTCTGTCGACGACCGCTCGTGACGACATCGTCGACTCCAAACGG GCGGCCATCGAGGAAGCCCTGGACGTGATAGAGGCGGCATCGACGGGTTCCTTGGGCGAAGTTTGCGTCAGCACGGCGGGTTTTAAATCTCTTCCGGCTGGCGTCGTCCTGGACCCGAGGCGTTACGACACGGCGCGTCAGAAGGCCGACATGACCGCTATGGTGCTACGGAATCTCGGGGCTGCTGAGGCGATGCGACGTGACG CTCTTTTAGACGCCCTGACCAAGTCCCTGCTCGTGTCGGTGGACGACGCGGTGGAGGCGAGGGTGATCGCGCTCAACGCGTCCACCGGCACGGTGATCACCGCGGTGTGGCTGAAACGCAGCCCCGGGAGCGTCGGCGAGCCCTCCGAGGTCGAGAGCCACGCGGTCCAGCCCGGATCGCAGCCGGATCCCAGCCTGCCGTGGTTCGAGAACGCAGGCGGCAGCGCCGAATTAAG GTCACCGAAATTCATGCAGTCACCGCCGATTGAATCCTACAGGGGTTGGTGGACCATCCCGTACTTCTCCTGCAAAACTCGCCGCTGGCTCATTTCGTATAGCGTCAACGTGAAGCCGCCGGATGTCCGACCCGG GGTGCGGGAGTTTATCAGTATGGATATCGATATAAGCGGGCTGGAGGTGAACCAGTGCGAGGCCCCGGCGCAAAACCGTGACAAAGCAAACGACGGACTCGAGGCATCCTCGAGCAATCAGATAGCCTTTTTTAGGGGCACCCACAAGTGTCACGCCGATACCACGCAA TGCGTGTATCAGGGGCCCGGCAGCCGAGTGAATGAAAACGGGGTGGGCGCTGGTTGGGCGAAAGGCGCGTACGTGTGTAAGTGTCGGCAAGGCTTTTACAGCGTCAGCCATCATCGGTTGGGTGATTTCCACGGAATTCTCGTGGAAG CCGCGTGGAAGGAAATGAGGGAGAACAAAAGTGACTCCTACGAGAGGGTATTTCTATGTCTGCGCTGCGCCCCGGGCTGCGCCAGGTGCAAAGGCCCCGAGCCTTGCTTGGCGACGTACAACTGGCCGTTTAG AATCTCGCTGCTAGCTGTTTCAATTTTCTGCGCGTTGGGCACCATCATCCTGGTGGCGTACATGTATCAGCATCGTAAACTAAAGGTATTCAAGGTCGCTTCCCCGATATTTCTGTCTATCACGCTTCTGGGCTGCGCCTTGATGTATCTCGAG ATGGCCGCTATATTCCCGGTCCTCGATATGTATTCATGCATCGCCACAAAGTGGACGAGGCACATGGGATTCTGCGTCTCGTATACGGCGTTGCTGATGAAAACCTGGCG GGTTTCGCTTACATACCGGGTGAAAAGCGCCCACAAAGTTAAGCTGACGGACAAACAGCTGCTACAATGGATGGTGCCCATCCTGCTGGTGATGCTGATCTATCTCGGCACGTGGACCGTCAGCTCGCCGCCTTACGCTGAGGTAATCACGGATAATCACGACTTGAAGTTCTACCAGTGTTCTTACAACTGGTGGGATCACAGCTTGGCTATCG GTGaaattctctttctcgccTGGGGCATAAAGGTATGTTACAACGTGCGAAACGCGGAGAGTCTGTTTAACGAGGCCCGTTTGATAAGTTACGCCATTTACAATATAGCCGCGGTGAATATAACCATGATAGCCATTCA CCTCTTCATATTTCCTCGTGCCGGGCCGGATATCAAATACCTGTTAGGCTTCCTGCGGACTCAGCTCTCGACGTCCGTTACGGTCTTCCTCGTATTCGGCCCTAAA GTAATCAGAGTATTGCGAGGCCAGGGGGATCAGTGGGACAGTCGAGCGAGAGCACGCGGCGTCACCGCGAGCTTCTCTCTGAACGGAATTGGTTTGGTGCCGGAGGAGACGACGGATTTATTTCAGGAAAACGAAGAGCTTAAG GAGGAGATTCAGAAGTTGGCCGCGCGAATCGAATTCATGAAGATAGTGCACATGGAGATGCACAACCGACACATCAAGCCGAAGATGGGCGGTTACTTCAGCACGCACGGTCACGGTCACGGGCATCCATCCGCCAGCCAGAGTCCCATCGCCAAGAGCTCGACGGCCAGCTTTATTCTCAAA ACGGCCGTGGAGCGAGGTGCAACGGcagccgcggccgcggccgtcgAGGACTCGACCTTTCCGTCCGGAAGTCTCCACAGAGCGCGAAGGTCGGAGATGCTGAGGGAGAGGAAGgcggagagggagagggagcgCGAAAAGGAGCGGAACAAGGATAAAGAACAGAAGGAGAGGCCGCGATCGAGTGCCGAGAAGGTTTGA